Sequence from the Mixophyes fleayi isolate aMixFle1 chromosome 4, aMixFle1.hap1, whole genome shotgun sequence genome:
ataatatataatttagcgCTGTTATTTGTATCTGACAATGTTCTATCTGCTTtctgcaggtatttataatttacaatggctgcctccaatgcTTCAAGCTTTCCAAAAAGATCACCCAAGTGCCAAAACCATGTTCAGGATAAAATAAAGTCATTGTGTAAAGAAGGGAGCAACTTATTAAATAAAGAAGACAGAAGTGGAGCCCTGAAAACATTCAAAAAAGCTTTTATTCTTTCCTGCCAGTTGTCGGATGAAAGAGTTCAGAAAGCATGTTTATTCAATCTTGGGGCTGCATATATTTGTGTTGGTAAGCCCCAAAAAGCTCTAAAGTGTCTCGTTAAATCCAAAACCACTGGCATGGAAGACAGAGATGGTGATCTATATTTTAACATAGCGGCTGCTTATGATGAAATGCAAGAATATGGTAAAGCTGTGAAGTTTTATGAAAGAGCGATCAATGAATACAGTTATGACAAAATTAACAGCATTGCGGATGCCCTGATCAAGCTGGGGTACTGTTTTGTCACTGTCGGCGACCTCCCCTCTGCTGCACATTCATTTAGACTTGCAGGTCACTCATACCTGAAGAGCCAGCAACTGGAAGATGCTACTATGGCCATGAGAGAAGCCGCTAAATACATGATAAACAGTCAAGCATTCTCCAAGACGGAAGTACTTCAAACTTTGAATTCCTGTGTTGAGTCATTGAAAGGTGTATCCGACAAACAACTGTTGGGTAAGTACTAGCAACTTTAAAGACTGCTGTGTTCTGGTCATAAGCTGTTCTGTagaataaaccatgttgcataaaTGTTGCTTTTTAAATTAGTGGATGCTGTCATCTAATATATTCATATTAGGTCCAATCATCTAAAAAGAGCCATATAGTTGTAAGTCGCTGAcattaagtaaaaaataatatttgagttGCTCAGGCTCTTATCCAGCAAGAGATGTAGCTACAGAAGTTGATTACAAATGCACAAAACATAATATTCCCTGGTACTTGCTTGTCTGATAATAAAATCGTCTGATTTAATAACtgtatttaacaaaataataaaaacagagatTTCAGCTGCATCATTTGCAAAGTACATACTAGCCATCCACCACATGAATACATCTTGATGCCTGGTCTTGCATATTGAGAATGAATACATTGGTCTAAATTAAGTGAAAAACTTAAGCAAGGGCTCCAAAATAGTAATTCTTCCCTTAGAAGACCAGACAAAACAGCCCAGGTTACTCCAATTGTTGCTTTCCAAAATAATGCTACAAAAAGTAAAAATTCAATTTGTTGAAACTATTTAGAGAGCAAAAAAAATGCAACTTCATTTTGGGGGGTTTCTTTTAGTACATTTTCTTTATGTATACAGTACATAGTGGTAAACAGTAGCCCAGTTGTAAACAAAGATTTTATGCTAAAGacataaatacttaaataaatcaAATACTTTGATTTTTTAATCCTATATATAATGTCTCTATATACATGTGGCATATTTCATTAGGGCACATATCTGCTGGTTTTGAGCGTATTGTgctcaaaatcactctgcgcatacaTAGAACTGGCAGCTACAGGagtcttactacagcctacactAAGGGGAGTTATCATGGCAGGGAAGCGGCGTGTGGCCGTAGGCAGTGTACAgtggggcgtgccaaactcgagcgcacgcagccacggccATAGCAAGCCGAATCTAGCCCCATGCTGAGCAGTCTGGGGTTGGTttatcattatggcagagggaccttTGCTGTGTGTTCCCCgactatagtgccacccaccctggctAGATGGCCAAGTGCTGTTTGCGGTAAAACCCTGATTTGCCGCAACCAGCactagcctggcagcactagggttcatAGTATTAGAAGGAGTTACCccacacatttgtttttaaattctattttttaacactttatagaGTCTACTGGTCAGGCAGCTGTAATGCCCCCCGATCCGCTGTCTCACAGGTGTCTACAGGTACATACGCCTGTGCCACAATTCAACAGGTCACCGATCTTGTTAGCCGTGAATTGATGAATTCGGGCACACAGAAAGCCGAAATACGGGTATCATATCTTGAGCAAGGGTTGCGCTCGGAatacgtgccctaatgaatcaggcacatggAGTTTTTATGTCATCAATTCAGTGTGTTCATTAGAACAACTGTACTATAGTTAGTAATGCAtcctaaaaataattttacaaatgTTAGAACTAGTAACCTCAGAGTTCCGTGGCCTGTACAAAAGCACTCGACTTACAACCTTGTGCTTTTATGTTATCTTTTCTGTGCATGATCCCATATATAATTTCCTATTGAAAGACTAATTTTGTgcacacaacttttttttttattttttttaaacaaatggacATTGACACAGATTTGTGGTTTTTCAACCAGGATCTATGATTTGCAGTCATGCTAATGTTTGCTGCAGTATCCATACGTTCAATTAATACAATGTAGTATAATCCGATTGTATAATACATGTGTACGACCACTTGTTTTCAAGTTTAACTGTATTCTATAATCACTAGCGTGTCATATTTTACTGAAgataaagtatataaaatattacTTATTACTTATTTGGTTATATAAACATAACTTGATCAATACTGATGACCAAAAGTCACATTTTCTGATGTACATTTTCTGACAAACTGATGtacatccaactctgcatcagacccTTTCTGTATAAGCCTGTTTAGgcttacatacatgtatgtaaggACATCTTCATAATACACTTATACACCCCTTATTTCAGTCTGCTGTAAATGGTGTACCACTAAGTTGACTCTCTGTGCTATATGGCTCAGTAAATTTATACATGCTAGGCCTAACATAAAGTCCATTATCGGCCCATAAAAATGCTACTTGTGTAAAGTTAGCTACAATCTACATGCACAAAACTTGCAACCATATTTGAAATTGAGCGTATCTTAGACTTGCAGCCCTTTGCACTTTTAGAGATGTGTCAGGAATGTTAAATTCTATTCAATACAGTATTGGCAAGGAGACATAAGCCAAACGCACTCTTTACGAATGCATCCAAATTTGACTCAAATATTGCTTTAAGATATGCCTTTTAGGGTACAGATGTTTGTGGGTATAATAGGCTTGGCACAAATTtccatgttggtgatgatgaaggtcACATCTTTGCAATGGATAGATCTATGTTGTAGATTGTAAAATGTACATATCTTACGATATGTGCAATTGACAAGACAGCTGTAGAACTGTAAGTGTACAATCTACCACCACTCCTCCAAGTAATCAGACTTATCTTCTGTTTGATCCTGCTGAAGTCTCCCTACTCTCTCCCGTGGCAGGGGACATTGTGAGTAACAGGTTTCCATATGGTCTGAGACCATTCTGATCTCACCTGGCAGGAGGATACTCTAGTGGGGTTGTCAATCAAATCATGCAGATCATCTCTCCCCTTATGAACCAGTTGGTGTCCTCCTATCTGCTGATTACTTTGTGTCTCCACCCCAGCTATTTGGAAATGGCCTCTATCTGCCTATGCCTATATCTGCCTCCCTGTTATTTGTCCTGTACACAGCCAATTCCATTGCATAAAAGACTtcatttttgcaccagctctgagctgacGAACATTGGGCCTCATTCTATATTTTGCACCTACCAGTTGCACTTCGGCAGAGAAGTGCATTTCTAGGATCTAGGTTGAACGGGAGGCATCTAAAGTCAGGAGAATGGACTTTGATGGGACATGTAGTGCAACAGAAGTGGTCTAGCAACGTTCATGCCTCTGCACAAACTAGGGTTTCCAgttttcagtgtttatttttgGAGGAATTTGGTGTTTATTATTTATGTTGGGATTTTCCATATACAGAATAATCTCAGTTTTTCATTGTCAAAGAATAAAAAGActatacaaaaatgaaaaaaactgaatgaaatgaaaaaaatatataatttagtatTTATTTTGGTCTTATTTTAACTATGATCAAAGGGAGGTGTCAGGAACAGGGTCCCAGGGGACAGGGCATGGCTGTCTCATTCctacagtgtaatgaagaggtGGAACATTTGTTAGTACGCTTGGTGATCTGTAATTAACACTATTAGACTATGGTGTCCCCTCAGATTTGCAGAAACTTCCATGGTTTCCCTGGCAGGTCTAATTCCCCCTGCTATTTACTTGATTCCCCATTACAGGAGCAGCGCATATGCTTATCATCACTCTAATTGCAGTGGCATTGGAGCCTAGGGAGTATCCTAGCCTATTCAGAGGAACCACTGCAATTTTCCTGGGACTTCCTGTGATTACTGGTGATGATGAAACAGGAAGCAGATATAATCGCAGattgctgcggctaggctcatcttcctatCCCATCACTCCTCTTCCACTACTCTTCTGCATAaaacccttcattggctccccatctgtttcagaattcagttcaagctccttactctcacttaCAAAGTCCTTACTGAcacccccttacatctctgaccttgtcttgaggtacatacctacccgtcCAGTCCATTCTGCCTCAGACCTcagcctcaattcacctctcattacctcctctcatgctcgcctccaagacttctactGTGCAGTCCCAATTCTTTGCAACGCCCTACCCCACCTTacttgactctcccccaaccttcaggctTTCAAACGTGCAGTCAAAagcttttcaagcttgcctatcctcCCACCTCTTGACCATCTTATccttcacctcctcttccttctcctgccatccccattttctcccagttgtccttactgtctctcaccacccctccctctagaatgtaagctctcaataGGGTCCTCTCTGCCTATTCTCCCaagtctgtctactgtctgactcccttgtacgtcctgttATGTCTTTTTGccgcactctgtgtgagtccccatatcattactcacactcatctatgctacttatgtgtattaccgcatttatttgttacttgcttctgtacctGGCACTATGGaacctgtggtgccttataaataaataaataataataacaataatggagAAGAGCATCTGGTTTCCATGTGAGGGTTGAGCAGTGGCGTTAGGTACAGGACTTGTTAATGCTGCAAAAATCCCAGGAAAGCCATTGGTGATTAAAATCAAAATCGCTAAATATAATACAATTCCTGCTGTCCTGGTCTAACATTAGACTTTCCGTTAGTGCAACTTCATGCATAGATCAGACATAcaaatgcacacacatacatgtctACGCGCAAAGATATTTTACcatttccaacatttttttaGGATCGCTGTACAACCATGTTGGCCTGCATTATGCTGAAATAAAATGCTTTAGTGCGGCTGAAAAGTGTTTTATAGAAAGTATGAATCTGTGTAGAGGAAAACAATTTTCAATAAGAAAAATGGCTGTATTACTTCAAAACCTGGGAGCCGTTGACAACGCTCTTTACCAATATGAAAAATCACTCAGGAGCCATGCCGAAGCAGCAGATATGTATGGTAAGGTATTATATTCATTACGTGTATTAATTAAAGCAGTCTTGCAGATCAATCAATATTTCCATTAAATAGCTCTTTACTTTTTTCTTGAGTCATTggccaataaacaatgttttacaccACGGTTTTTAAAATGATGTATTGGCACTAAAGATGAAATGAAGGTTCTGAAATGAATACATCAGATATGAATGTTTCCATCACAATCCCCAATATACTATTATGAATTACATTAAGCTTGCTGATTTCTAGAGAATCCTGAAAAGGAagattgtttatttctttttctacCTCATCTGAAACTAATTCATTTTGTTAATTCTCcttataaaaacaatttaaaatgaagCATATTTCATAGAGAGAAGAGTAGATATTGCTGTAGAGAGGCAGATGTCCACTGTTAGGAATCACAGAACAGTCACTTTAACAATACACAAAACAAGACAGGTTGAGAGCGCAAAAACTGTTTAACAATACATTTATGTAGGATGCAGTGGGGCACAATTATCAAGATCAGATCATACACCAGTCAGATAATAGACAGGATGGGACCACGTTTTCCACCTGTGCTGCTACTTTCcgaatactcccaatcaaatatTGATTGGGATCATGACCAATTTGGTTTTGAATAGTCTGTATGAATACCAAGATGAAATGGTCTTCAAAGACCAAGGGAGAGCTGAATATGGAGACATTTGTAACACGTCAGCACTGCTCTGTTTCATAATCAAATTAGAATGATTCTAAATGACTCCTGAGAACTTACATTCCTGTATCCAAGCAAGAATACGTATTCTGAAAT
This genomic interval carries:
- the LOC142149566 gene encoding tetratricopeptide repeat protein 24-like yields the protein MAASNASSFPKRSPKCQNHVQDKIKSLCKEGSNLLNKEDRSGALKTFKKAFILSCQLSDERVQKACLFNLGAAYICVGKPQKALKCLVKSKTTGMEDRDGDLYFNIAAAYDEMQEYGKAVKFYERAINEYSYDKINSIADALIKLGYCFVTVGDLPSAAHSFRLAGHSYLKSQQLEDATMAMREAAKYMINSQAFSKTEVLQTLNSCVESLKGVSDKQLLGSLYNHVGLHYAEIKCFSAAEKCFIESMNLCRGKQFSIRKMAVLLQNLGAVDNALYQYEKSLRSHAEAADMYGSLGDRNAQGQCLCNLAFAYSQLRNYDMAEFYYQQALQAFVDADDLLRQCHVSEGLGSTYFCLGNLDQAIHFYKEALTLYGKSKETTDAPRERILEKLTDAIECKVNQQHHVALNESISSTRREQSPSNCVNDACKSITSQYHKSCLNDFATNSSANDEELRVHAVDSKFKLFNTNENDISENESTHHYRRQTKTSLSLRNNIPTKDEVQSKLKNTDLLTPLKSTEVNQKDTSEDEEKFKQESSVQPNISKAKIIGTTGQQRRR